The Desmonostoc muscorum LEGE 12446 genome includes a region encoding these proteins:
- a CDS encoding NYN domain-containing protein, producing MPRSLLQAVLLVDGYNIIGAWPCLKKTRDSVGLEAARSELVEAMTGYSAFQGYATQIVFDAQYQNSSSNKEIITELLSVYYTDFGQTADTYIEKSCASFRQQIAQSLISRVIVATSDRAQQLMVQGYGAEWLSAQQLCGEVEATVCRMRQKYHTRKQSKSRFLANAIDAKARQRLAELRMGLQ from the coding sequence ATGCCCCGTTCGTTACTCCAAGCCGTTTTGTTAGTGGACGGCTACAACATAATAGGCGCTTGGCCTTGCTTGAAAAAAACCCGTGATAGCGTTGGACTAGAGGCTGCACGTAGCGAACTTGTGGAAGCAATGACTGGTTATAGTGCGTTTCAAGGTTATGCAACTCAAATAGTTTTTGATGCCCAATATCAAAATTCTTCTAGTAATAAAGAGATTATTACAGAGCTTTTATCTGTTTATTACACTGATTTTGGACAAACAGCAGATACTTATATTGAAAAATCGTGTGCGTCTTTTCGCCAGCAAATAGCTCAATCTTTGATTTCTCGTGTGATTGTTGCCACATCAGACCGAGCGCAGCAGTTGATGGTGCAGGGGTATGGGGCTGAATGGTTGTCCGCACAACAACTCTGTGGTGAGGTGGAAGCTACCGTCTGTCGGATGCGACAAAAGTATCATACACGCAAACAGTCAAAGAGTAGATTTTTAGCGAATGCGATCGACGCCAAGGCACGGCAGCGTCTGGCTGAATTACGAATGGGATTACAGTAG
- the cysK gene encoding cysteine synthase A, whose product MRIARNITELVGRTPLVQLNRIPQSEGCVAEIVVKLESMNPSASVKDRIGVSMINAAEEEGLITPLKTVLVEPTSGNTGIALAMAAAAKGYRLILTMPETMSGERRAMLRAFGAELELTPGMEGMSGAISRAQQIVNSMPNTYMLQQFRNPANAKVHRETTALEIWEDTDGQVDIIVAGVGTGGTITGVAEVIKARKPDAKAIAVEPANSPVLSGGRPGPHKIQGIGAGFIPQVLKIKLIDEVITVTDEEAIAYSRRLAKEEGLLSGISSGAALCAAIRVAQRQENQGRLIVMIQPSFGERYLSTPLFQDLETKLAASVS is encoded by the coding sequence ATGCGAATTGCTCGTAACATTACAGAATTAGTTGGTCGTACACCCCTAGTGCAGTTAAACCGTATTCCGCAAAGTGAAGGATGTGTTGCTGAAATTGTGGTGAAATTAGAAAGTATGAATCCATCGGCATCAGTTAAAGACCGAATTGGGGTAAGTATGATTAATGCCGCTGAGGAGGAAGGGCTGATTACTCCTCTTAAAACGGTGTTGGTAGAACCTACCTCTGGAAACACTGGAATTGCTTTAGCAATGGCGGCAGCAGCTAAGGGATATCGGTTAATTTTAACAATGCCAGAGACTATGAGTGGAGAGCGACGCGCAATGTTGCGGGCTTTTGGAGCAGAACTGGAACTAACGCCAGGAATGGAAGGCATGAGTGGGGCAATTAGCCGAGCGCAGCAGATAGTTAATAGTATGCCCAATACTTATATGTTGCAGCAGTTCCGCAATCCAGCGAATGCAAAAGTGCATCGGGAAACTACAGCCCTTGAAATCTGGGAAGATACTGATGGACAAGTAGATATAATTGTGGCAGGAGTGGGTACAGGTGGTACGATCACTGGTGTGGCAGAAGTGATTAAAGCACGCAAGCCTGATGCTAAGGCGATCGCTGTTGAACCAGCCAATAGCCCAGTTTTATCTGGGGGACGACCAGGACCGCACAAAATCCAGGGAATTGGCGCTGGGTTTATTCCCCAAGTGCTAAAGATAAAATTGATTGATGAAGTGATTACCGTCACTGATGAAGAAGCGATCGCTTACAGTCGGCGTTTGGCAAAAGAAGAAGGGCTACTATCTGGAATTTCCAGTGGAGCAGCTTTATGTGCAGCAATTCGCGTTGCTCAGCGTCAAGAAAATCAAGGACGTTTAATTGTAATGATTCAACCTAGTTTTGGAGAAAGGTATCTCAGTACACCGTTGTTCCAAGACTTGGAGACCAAGTTAGCCGCTAGCGTCAGCTAA
- a CDS encoding D-alanine--D-alanine ligase family protein has product MTKLRVGLLFGGRSGEHEVSINSARAIAKALSAEQNTSKYEILPFYIQKDGRWLAGEAPQKVLETGVPLLESQESTSEGLTSNPQTQTLSQWQSPSQVAQVDVWFPILHGPNGEDGTIQGLLTLMQVPFVGSGVLGSAMGMDKIAMKMAFEQAGLPQVKYKAITRAQVWSNPCVFPKLCDEIEATLGYPAFVKPANLGSSVGIAKVRSRPELEAALDNAASYDRRLVVEAGVVAREVECAVLGNDQPQASVVGEITYDSDFYDYETKYTEGRADLLIPAPIPDAIARQIQDMALQAFAAVDAAGLARVDFFYVEATQEVLINEINTLPGFTATSMYPQLWAHSGVSFPELVDRLIQLAVERYSPS; this is encoded by the coding sequence ATGACTAAACTGCGCGTGGGGTTATTGTTTGGTGGTCGTTCGGGAGAGCATGAAGTTTCCATTAACTCAGCACGGGCGATCGCTAAAGCCTTAAGTGCAGAGCAAAATACTAGTAAGTACGAAATATTGCCTTTTTACATCCAAAAAGATGGACGCTGGCTAGCGGGGGAAGCACCCCAAAAGGTTTTAGAAACCGGCGTCCCGTTACTGGAATCCCAAGAATCAACTTCTGAGGGACTGACATCCAACCCTCAAACCCAAACCCTCAGCCAATGGCAATCACCCTCTCAAGTTGCCCAAGTGGATGTTTGGTTTCCGATTCTCCACGGCCCCAACGGTGAAGACGGGACAATTCAAGGGTTACTCACTTTGATGCAAGTGCCTTTTGTGGGTTCTGGGGTGTTAGGTTCGGCTATGGGGATGGATAAAATTGCCATGAAAATGGCGTTCGAGCAAGCGGGACTACCACAGGTGAAATACAAGGCAATAACTAGGGCGCAAGTTTGGTCTAATCCTTGTGTCTTTCCGAAACTCTGTGATGAAATTGAGGCAACGCTGGGTTATCCTGCTTTTGTTAAGCCTGCTAATTTAGGTTCATCAGTGGGCATTGCTAAAGTGCGATCGCGCCCAGAATTAGAGGCTGCTTTAGATAATGCCGCTAGTTATGACCGACGGCTAGTTGTAGAAGCTGGTGTGGTAGCCAGAGAAGTAGAGTGTGCCGTTTTAGGTAATGACCAACCCCAAGCCTCTGTCGTTGGAGAGATTACATATGATAGCGATTTTTATGATTATGAAACTAAATATACTGAAGGTAGGGCAGATTTACTGATACCTGCACCGATTCCAGATGCCATCGCTCGTCAAATTCAGGACATGGCTTTACAAGCTTTTGCCGCTGTTGACGCGGCAGGGTTGGCAAGGGTAGATTTTTTCTACGTGGAAGCCACACAAGAAGTTTTGATTAACGAAATCAACACCTTACCAGGCTTTACTGCAACTAGTATGTATCCTCAACTCTGGGCGCATAGTGGAGTTTCTTTTCCAGAATTAGTTGATCGATTAATTCAACTTGCTGTTGAAAGATATTCTCCTAGCTAA
- a CDS encoding RrF2 family transcriptional regulator, translating into MELSCKSEYGILALLEIAARYESGEPLQIREIAAQQNIPDRYLEQLLATLRRGGIVKSQRGSKGGYLLTREPRKIILFEILECLEGLEVRTCQEDFNPKKVDSSVIEEIWQEASRAANSVLQKYTLQDLCEKLDSRRQLDIMYYI; encoded by the coding sequence GTGGAACTATCGTGTAAATCTGAATACGGAATTCTAGCATTATTAGAGATCGCCGCCCGTTACGAAAGTGGTGAACCTCTGCAAATTCGAGAAATTGCAGCACAACAAAACATACCCGATCGCTATTTGGAACAACTACTAGCAACCTTAAGGCGTGGGGGTATAGTCAAGAGTCAGCGCGGGTCAAAAGGTGGCTATCTATTAACGAGAGAACCTCGAAAAATTATCCTTTTTGAGATTTTAGAATGTTTAGAAGGGTTGGAGGTGAGGACGTGTCAAGAAGACTTTAATCCCAAAAAAGTAGACAGTTCAGTTATTGAAGAAATTTGGCAAGAAGCAAGTCGCGCTGCAAACTCAGTGTTACAAAAATATACACTCCAGGATCTTTGTGAAAAACTAGATTCCCGACGGCAGTTAGACATTATGTACTACATTTAG
- a CDS encoding 4a-hydroxytetrahydrobiopterin dehydratase, whose translation MAELLTEAEIQKQAKLLSGWAVEGAKLQITRKFQDFIQAIEFVNKLVEPAESSGHHPDIEISYNKVKITLTTHDAGGLTQNDFDLAGVISEIQ comes from the coding sequence ATGGCAGAACTACTAACTGAAGCGGAAATTCAAAAACAGGCAAAGCTTCTTTCAGGTTGGGCAGTTGAAGGGGCAAAGTTGCAGATCACTCGCAAATTTCAGGATTTTATCCAAGCAATTGAGTTTGTCAATAAGCTAGTGGAACCTGCTGAATCATCAGGACATCATCCAGACATAGAGATTTCTTACAACAAAGTCAAGATTACACTCACAACACATGATGCAGGTGGGCTGACCCAGAATGACTTTGATCTTGCTGGGGTGATTTCCGAAATTCAGTAA
- a CDS encoding ABC transporter ATP-binding protein, with product MSQVGIQVKDLNFSWPNGEKVIKSCSLEVPKGEFWMLLGTNGSGKSTLLRLVAGLLAPESGEIGVLHPVGFVFQNPDHQLVMPTVGADVAFGLVEEKLPPAAVRARVEEALGAVNLLSLQRRPIYALSGGQKQRVAIAGAIARRCEVLLLDEPTALLDPDSQLDLVAGVRRLVKSRGITALWVTHRLDELNYCDGAFLLEKGSVVDRGEAERLKQRLMQVHTEAS from the coding sequence ATGTCTCAAGTGGGCATTCAGGTAAAGGATTTAAATTTCAGTTGGCCTAATGGAGAGAAAGTTATTAAATCTTGCTCTTTAGAAGTTCCCAAGGGTGAATTTTGGATGCTTTTGGGTACAAACGGCAGCGGTAAATCAACCTTACTGAGGCTGGTGGCGGGGTTATTAGCTCCGGAGTCTGGCGAAATTGGGGTTTTGCACCCCGTTGGCTTTGTCTTCCAAAATCCGGATCATCAATTGGTGATGCCAACAGTCGGCGCTGACGTGGCTTTTGGATTGGTGGAAGAAAAGTTGCCACCTGCTGCTGTGAGAGCAAGAGTTGAGGAGGCGCTAGGGGCGGTGAATTTGCTTAGCCTACAACGGCGCCCTATATATGCACTTTCTGGGGGACAGAAGCAGCGAGTAGCGATCGCTGGTGCGATCGCCCGTCGCTGTGAAGTCTTATTATTAGATGAACCCACTGCCTTATTAGATCCAGATAGCCAGCTGGATTTAGTGGCTGGTGTCCGTCGCCTGGTTAAAAGTCGAGGTATCACAGCCCTCTGGGTGACTCATCGATTAGACGAGCTAAATTACTGTGACGGCGCTTTTTTATTAGAAAAAGGTTCTGTTGTAGATAGGGGTGAAGCCGAACGCCTTAAACAACGTCTGATGCAAGTACACACTGAAGCCTCTTGA
- a CDS encoding iron uptake porin: protein MSNLLWKSLVVSPAVLGAALLVSTTAIAAPNTTTEVSPTEQPGVTEVAQQPEILAQTTLDQVNRYSNEGNQNNSQSQVTSVSQFSDVQPTDWAFQALQSLVERYGCIAGYPNATYRGNRALTRYEFAAGLNACLDRVNELIATATADLVTKQDLATLQRLQEEFSAELATLRGRVDSLEARTAELEANQFSTTTKLVGEAVFAVSDVFGGNTGDNNNTVFQNRVRLDLQTSFTGRDVLHTRLAAGNAQAFTQVDNNGVGIDTAEGTQTFQVGVGDGNNSVKIDRLTYEAPIGPANVYLAASGGRHSHYAAVNNPYFFDQTDGGNGALSTFASESPIYRIGGGAGIALNIPLGKGGGILGNSSITAGYLASQANDPNLSAGLTNGDYAALGQLNFSVGNRIALAATYVHGYNGAGGSLFNSGSTSNPDVVAVGTGQANALLGAGSSNSYGVSAAFRPSDKLSVSGFVSYHDVTGFGVGDDYEAWSYGLGIALPDFGKKGNVLGIFAGAEPYSRNRGLVGAAGNDVPYHFEGFYKYRVSDNISITPGVIWLTSPGQNSANDDAIIGTLRTTFTF from the coding sequence ATGTCTAATCTCTTGTGGAAATCCTTAGTGGTTAGCCCAGCAGTTTTGGGAGCAGCATTACTAGTTTCAACAACAGCAATCGCGGCTCCGAATACAACCACTGAAGTATCACCAACTGAACAACCAGGTGTCACTGAAGTTGCCCAACAGCCAGAAATATTGGCTCAAACAACCTTAGATCAGGTTAACCGCTACAGTAACGAAGGCAACCAGAATAACTCTCAGTCTCAAGTCACATCAGTTTCCCAATTTTCTGATGTACAACCCACTGATTGGGCATTCCAAGCATTACAGTCCCTGGTTGAGCGCTATGGTTGTATTGCAGGTTATCCAAATGCCACTTATCGTGGTAACCGTGCTTTAACCCGTTACGAATTTGCCGCTGGTTTGAACGCTTGTTTGGATAGAGTTAACGAATTGATTGCCACAGCAACAGCTGACTTGGTAACCAAACAAGACTTAGCAACCTTACAGCGTTTACAAGAAGAATTTTCCGCAGAATTGGCAACCCTACGCGGTCGTGTAGATTCCTTAGAAGCTCGCACCGCCGAATTAGAAGCCAATCAGTTCTCTACTACCACCAAACTAGTTGGTGAAGCTGTTTTTGCAGTTAGTGACGTGTTTGGGGGAAACACTGGTGATAATAACAACACCGTCTTCCAAAATAGAGTACGTTTAGACTTGCAAACCAGCTTCACTGGTAGAGATGTGCTGCATACCCGCCTTGCTGCTGGTAATGCACAAGCCTTTACACAAGTTGATAACAATGGTGTTGGGATCGATACCGCTGAAGGCACACAAACATTTCAAGTCGGTGTTGGCGATGGTAACAACAGCGTCAAGATAGACCGTTTGACTTATGAAGCTCCCATAGGACCAGCCAACGTTTACCTCGCAGCTAGTGGCGGACGACACAGCCATTATGCAGCCGTCAACAACCCTTACTTTTTCGATCAAACCGACGGCGGTAACGGTGCTTTGTCCACCTTTGCTTCTGAAAGTCCCATCTATCGAATTGGTGGTGGTGCCGGTATAGCGCTGAATATACCTTTGGGTAAAGGTGGCGGTATTCTGGGTAACAGTTCAATCACTGCGGGTTACTTGGCATCGCAAGCTAACGATCCTAATCTCAGTGCAGGTCTTACCAACGGCGACTATGCTGCTTTAGGACAGTTGAACTTTAGTGTTGGTAATCGCATAGCTTTAGCTGCAACCTACGTCCACGGTTATAATGGCGCAGGTGGTTCTTTATTCAACTCCGGTTCTACGTCAAACCCAGATGTTGTTGCAGTAGGTACTGGACAAGCTAACGCTCTACTAGGTGCAGGTTCCAGCAACTCCTACGGTGTCTCCGCTGCGTTTAGACCCAGCGACAAACTATCAGTTAGTGGCTTCGTTTCTTACCATGATGTCACAGGCTTCGGTGTAGGTGATGATTATGAAGCTTGGAGCTATGGTCTTGGGATAGCGTTACCTGATTTCGGTAAAAAAGGTAACGTTTTAGGTATTTTTGCTGGTGCAGAACCTTATTCACGTAACCGAGGATTGGTTGGTGCTGCTGGCAATGATGTACCTTATCACTTTGAAGGCTTCTACAAGTATCGCGTGTCAGATAATATCTCAATCACCCCTGGTGTGATCTGGTTGACCTCTCCCGGTCAAAACAGCGCTAATGACGATGCGATTATCGGTACACTGAGAACAACTTTCACCTTCTAG
- the psbD gene encoding photosystem II D2 protein (photosystem q(a) protein) has translation MTIAVGRAPSTRGWFDVVDDWLKRDRFVFVGWSGLLLFPCAYLALGGWLTGTTFVTSWYTHGLASSYLEGCNFLTVAVSTPADSLGHSLLLLWGPEAQGDLTRWFQLGGLWPFVALHGAFGLIGFMLRQFEIARLVGIRPYNALAFSAPIAVFVSVFLMYPLGQSSWFFAPSFGVAGIFRFILFVQGFHNFTLNPFHMMGVAGVLGGALLCAIHGATVENTLFEDGEAANTFRAFNPTQSEETYSMVTANRFWSQIFGIAFSNKRWLHFFMLFVPVTGLWMAAVGIVGLALNLRAYDFVSQELRAAEDPEFETFYTKNILLNEGIRAWMAPQDQIHEQFVFPEEVLPRGNAL, from the coding sequence ATGACCATCGCAGTTGGACGCGCCCCAAGTACAAGAGGGTGGTTTGACGTAGTAGACGACTGGCTCAAGCGCGATCGCTTTGTATTCGTAGGTTGGTCAGGGTTACTACTGTTCCCTTGCGCTTACCTAGCACTAGGCGGTTGGCTGACAGGCACAACCTTCGTCACCTCTTGGTACACCCACGGTTTAGCCTCCTCCTACTTGGAAGGCTGTAACTTCTTGACAGTGGCAGTATCTACCCCAGCAGACAGTTTAGGACATTCCCTATTGCTGTTGTGGGGACCAGAAGCCCAAGGCGACCTCACCCGTTGGTTCCAATTGGGTGGATTGTGGCCATTCGTAGCCCTACACGGAGCCTTTGGTTTAATTGGCTTCATGTTGCGGCAATTTGAAATTGCGCGGCTAGTAGGAATTCGTCCCTACAACGCTTTGGCATTTTCAGCCCCCATCGCGGTATTCGTCAGTGTATTCCTGATGTACCCCTTGGGACAATCATCTTGGTTCTTTGCCCCCAGCTTCGGTGTGGCAGGAATCTTTCGGTTTATTTTGTTTGTCCAAGGATTCCATAACTTCACCCTCAACCCCTTCCACATGATGGGTGTAGCAGGTGTGTTGGGTGGTGCGCTGTTGTGTGCGATTCACGGAGCCACCGTCGAAAACACCTTGTTTGAAGACGGTGAAGCAGCTAACACCTTCCGGGCATTCAATCCCACCCAATCAGAAGAAACCTACTCAATGGTGACCGCAAACCGTTTCTGGTCACAGATTTTCGGTATTGCTTTCTCCAACAAGCGCTGGCTGCACTTCTTCATGTTATTTGTGCCAGTTACAGGCTTGTGGATGGCAGCGGTTGGTATTGTTGGTTTGGCACTCAACCTGCGGGCTTATGATTTCGTCTCCCAAGAATTGCGGGCGGCGGAAGACCCAGAGTTTGAAACTTTCTATACCAAAAACATTTTGCTGAATGAGGGTATCCGCGCTTGGATGGCTCCTCAAGATCAGATCCACGAACAATTTGTATTCCCTGAGGAAGTTCTACCTCGCGGTAACGCTCTCTAA
- a CDS encoding J domain-containing protein, translated as MVNSKHVSNHYETLKVSPNASQAEIKQAYRRLVKLFHPDSNQETADREQIIRINAAYEVLRDNQNRRNYDQQLQDKSGRLDSDRQQRTASAQKRYQATRKTGRDVDEQVEEWLHQVYQPVNRLLCTILYSLEEQMEQLAADPFDDELLDEFQEYLRTCREDLKQAQITFRSLPNPPSLARTAAHLYYSLDQLADGLDELGYFPLNYDERYLHTGHELFRIATRLHCEAQASVS; from the coding sequence ATGGTCAATTCTAAACACGTTTCTAACCATTACGAAACTCTCAAAGTTAGTCCAAATGCTAGCCAAGCGGAGATTAAGCAAGCTTATCGCCGCTTGGTGAAGTTGTTTCATCCCGACAGTAATCAGGAAACAGCCGATCGCGAACAAATTATCCGCATTAATGCAGCGTATGAGGTCTTACGCGACAACCAAAATCGCCGCAATTACGACCAGCAACTGCAAGATAAGTCTGGAAGATTAGATAGCGATCGCCAACAGCGTACAGCATCGGCGCAAAAACGTTACCAAGCAACACGCAAAACGGGACGCGATGTTGATGAGCAAGTCGAGGAATGGCTACACCAAGTTTATCAACCAGTAAATCGCTTGCTTTGTACTATTCTTTATTCCTTGGAAGAACAAATGGAGCAATTAGCTGCCGATCCCTTTGACGATGAGTTATTGGATGAATTTCAGGAATACTTAAGAACCTGTCGAGAAGACTTGAAGCAGGCACAAATTACCTTTCGCTCCCTCCCCAATCCCCCCAGTCTGGCAAGAACAGCGGCTCACCTCTACTACAGCCTCGATCAATTAGCAGATGGACTCGATGAATTAGGTTATTTTCCTTTAAACTACGATGAGCGTTATTTGCACACGGGTCACGAACTATTCCGCATAGCTACGAGATTACACTGTGAAGCACAAGCATCTGTAAGTTAA
- a CDS encoding lysophospholipid acyltransferase family protein, whose product MLKKQHLLNKKPGWSLDERDPKFIESLMPLFSFLYHYYFRVQTSGWENIRPEEKVLFVGSHNGGLAAPDMTMMMYDWFRRFGVERPIYGLMHPKAWDVSPPLAQLVAKAGAIMAHPKMAYTALRSGASVLVYPGGAEDVFRPHHLRNKIYFAGRQGFIKLALRENVPIVPAISWGAHDTLIVLADCYKIVKQLHEWGMPWLFGIDPEVFPIYLGLPWGLAIGPLPNIPFPVTLYTRICSPIVFERYGRQAASDRQYVNQCYELVVSQMQQELDNLIKLSAKS is encoded by the coding sequence ATGTTAAAAAAGCAACATCTCTTAAACAAAAAACCCGGTTGGTCTTTAGATGAACGAGATCCGAAGTTCATCGAATCTCTAATGCCCTTGTTTAGCTTTTTGTATCACTACTATTTCCGAGTTCAAACTAGTGGTTGGGAGAATATTCGACCTGAAGAAAAAGTTTTGTTTGTCGGTTCGCACAATGGAGGACTCGCTGCACCAGATATGACAATGATGATGTACGACTGGTTCCGACGCTTTGGTGTGGAGCGACCCATTTATGGTTTGATGCATCCCAAAGCCTGGGACGTTAGCCCGCCCCTAGCGCAACTAGTTGCTAAAGCTGGAGCTATCATGGCTCATCCGAAAATGGCTTACACTGCTTTGCGCTCTGGAGCTAGTGTGTTAGTTTACCCAGGCGGAGCCGAAGATGTCTTTCGACCGCATCATTTGCGTAACAAAATTTATTTTGCCGGACGACAAGGATTTATCAAGTTAGCCTTGCGGGAAAATGTGCCAATTGTGCCTGCGATTTCTTGGGGTGCCCACGATACGCTGATTGTGCTTGCCGACTGCTACAAAATTGTGAAGCAACTCCACGAATGGGGAATGCCTTGGCTATTTGGAATTGACCCGGAAGTTTTTCCCATTTATCTGGGGTTACCTTGGGGATTAGCAATTGGGCCACTGCCAAACATTCCCTTCCCTGTGACCTTGTACACGCGGATTTGTTCTCCCATTGTGTTTGAACGGTACGGTCGGCAAGCAGCCAGCGATCGCCAATATGTCAATCAATGTTATGAATTAGTTGTTAGTCAGATGCAGCAAGAGTTAGACAATCTAATAAAGCTCTCTGCTAAGTCATAG